A section of the Pseudanabaena mucicola str. Chao 1806 genome encodes:
- a CDS encoding DUF6884 domain-containing protein: MTKSIVLISCASRKLSQRAKAKDLYISTLFKLNLKYAQKLESDNIFILSAKHGLLSLDQEIEPYELTLNNMYADEVKLWADQVLKQISEIYSIEETIFIFLAGEKYRRYLLPHLKNIETPLEGLGIGKQLQKLKELVS, translated from the coding sequence ATGACTAAAAGCATAGTTCTTATCTCATGTGCGAGCCGTAAATTATCGCAGCGAGCAAAAGCAAAAGATTTGTACATAAGTACACTTTTTAAACTCAACCTTAAATATGCTCAAAAACTAGAATCTGATAATATTTTCATTCTCTCAGCAAAGCACGGTCTACTATCTTTAGATCAAGAAATTGAGCCATACGAGCTAACTCTCAATAATATGTATGCAGATGAAGTTAAGCTATGGGCTGATCAGGTTTTAAAACAAATTAGTGAAATTTATTCTATTGAGGAAACAATTTTTATATTTCTTGCAGGTGAGAAATATAGAAGATATCTATTACCGCATTTAAAAAATATAGAGACTCCTCTAGAAGGCTTAGGTATTGGAAAACAACTACAAAAATT
- a CDS encoding BrnA antitoxin family protein, whose translation MLHNAMNNTSETNWAKLDALSESEIDTSDVPPLTEEFFNKSRWWKPVSSLNALVQIDPQTLAWFQSQSDDYEKKIAAALRIYAEAH comes from the coding sequence TTGCTGCATAATGCCATGAACAATACCTCAGAGACGAATTGGGCTAAACTAGACGCTCTGTCAGAATCAGAAATTGATACATCCGATGTTCCTCCTTTGACTGAGGAGTTTTTCAATAAGTCTCGCTGGTGGAAGCCTGTATCTTCATTGAATGCTCTTGTACAAATCGATCCTCAAACACTTGCATGGTTTCAATCACAAAGTGATGATTATGAGAAAAAAATCGCGGCAGCATTACGAATTTATGCAGAAGCTCATTAA
- a CDS encoding type II toxin-antitoxin system HicB family antitoxin produces MKYLVVIEKTQTGYSAYSPDVLGCVSTGATIEEVNQNIQEAIEFHIDGLIEEGLESPKPYTYSAYVEVAA; encoded by the coding sequence ATGAAATATCTTGTAGTTATAGAAAAAACGCAAACAGGCTATTCTGCATATTCTCCAGATGTTTTAGGCTGTGTTTCTACTGGCGCAACAATAGAAGAGGTCAATCAAAATATACAAGAGGCTATAGAGTTTCATATCGATGGTCTTATCGAAGAAGGGCTAGAAAGTCCTAAGCCTTATACCTACTCCGCTTATGTTGAAGTTGCTGCATAA
- a CDS encoding DUF433 domain-containing protein has translation MANTRITVQTIIEFLGAGDSIEEVIEEYPSLTREDIYACMQFVAKQS, from the coding sequence ATTGCTAATACTCGGATTACAGTGCAGACGATAATCGAGTTTTTGGGCGCAGGTGATTCGATTGAAGAAGTCATTGAAGAATATCCATCTCTCACAAGGGAGGATATTTATGCCTGTATGCAATTTGTGGCAAAGCAAAGCTAA
- a CDS encoding PIN domain-containing protein, translating into MYVLDTDILIDVLRGHKPAIAWFTTLSELPSVSGFVVMELIQNCQNKQEVNQVFRLTAPLSLIWLTEADCDNALADFSKYRLSDGIGLLDALIAHCAISKNKTLCTFNVKHYRVIPNLKIIQPYER; encoded by the coding sequence ATGTATGTTTTAGATACTGATATTCTGATCGATGTTTTGAGGGGTCATAAACCTGCGATCGCATGGTTTACGACATTATCAGAATTGCCCAGTGTGTCAGGTTTTGTGGTGATGGAGTTAATCCAAAATTGTCAAAACAAACAAGAAGTTAATCAAGTTTTTAGGCTGACTGCACCTTTATCATTAATTTGGTTGACTGAGGCTGATTGCGATAATGCTTTGGCAGATTTTAGTAAATATCGCCTTTCTGATGGAATCGGGCTATTAGATGCGTTAATTGCTCATTGTGCCATTAGCAAAAATAAAACTCTTTGTACTTTTAATGTCAAACATTATCGGGTTATCCCTAATCTAAAAATTATTCAACCCTATGAACGATGA
- a CDS encoding ribulose bisphosphate carboxylase small subunit gives MQTLPKERRYETLSYLPPLSDAQITRQIEYTLRQGFYAAIEFNEDSAPELHYWTMWKLPLFNATTPQEVLSEVQACRSSYPGSFIRVVAFDNIKQCQVQSFIVHKPNSARY, from the coding sequence ATGCAAACTTTACCAAAAGAGCGTCGTTACGAAACTCTTTCTTATCTTCCCCCTTTGAGCGATGCTCAAATCACTCGTCAAATCGAGTATACCTTGAGACAAGGTTTCTACGCAGCGATCGAATTTAACGAAGATTCTGCTCCTGAACTTCACTACTGGACAATGTGGAAGTTGCCCCTATTCAACGCCACCACTCCTCAAGAAGTTTTGAGCGAAGTACAAGCTTGCCGTTCTAGCTATCCTGGTTCTTTCATTCGTGTTGTTGCTTTCGACAACATCAAGCAGTGCCAAGTCCAAAGCTTCATCGTACACAAGCCTAACAGCGCTCGTTACTAA
- a CDS encoding chaperonin family protein RbcX, translating to MDIKRSTKSTANMLINFLTFEAVKTIAEQLEETDKLKALWFNQFSTRERLQNGELYIKDLFEVHQEMAFRVMTVREHLANEILDFLPEMTRTGIQQSNMQLRRRHFERIMSVQASEGYAECENLDAEIKVQEPIPESSLSSPLEAVADSDVDGDHASTEANQ from the coding sequence ATGGATATTAAGCGCAGTACTAAGTCCACAGCCAATATGTTGATCAATTTTTTGACCTTCGAGGCTGTTAAGACGATCGCCGAGCAGTTGGAAGAAACGGATAAGTTAAAAGCTCTCTGGTTTAACCAATTCTCGACACGCGAAAGACTCCAAAATGGTGAGCTTTATATTAAAGACCTTTTTGAGGTTCATCAAGAGATGGCTTTTCGAGTGATGACTGTGCGCGAACATCTCGCAAATGAGATTTTGGATTTTTTGCCAGAAATGACTCGTACAGGTATTCAACAATCAAATATGCAGCTTCGTCGTCGACATTTTGAGCGCATCATGAGTGTTCAGGCTTCAGAAGGATATGCAGAATGTGAGAATCTAGATGCTGAGATAAAAGTTCAAGAACCTATTCCAGAATCTAGCCTCAGTAGTCCTCTTGAAGCAGTTGCTGACTCAGATGTTGATGGCGATCACGCTTCTACTGAAGCAAATCAATAG
- a CDS encoding form I ribulose bisphosphate carboxylase large subunit — protein MSYSKTQSKAKAGYDAGVQDYKLKYYTPDYTPRDTDLLAAFRFVPQPGVPPEEAAAAVAAESSTGTWTTVWTDLLTDLDRYKGRCYDVEPVPNEDNQYIAYIAYPLDLFEEGSVTNLLTSLVGNVFGFKALRALRLEDIRVPIAYLKTFQGPPHGIQVERDKLNKYGRPLLGCTIKPKLGLSAKNYGRAVYECLRGGLDFTKDDENINSQPFMRWRDRFLFVQEAIEKAQAETGEIKGHYLNVTAPTSEQMMERAAFAKEIGTPIIMHDFLTGGFTANTSLAKYCRENGLLLHIHRAMHAVIDRQKTHGIHFRVLAKCLRMSGGDHLHSGTVVGKLEGEKEITMGFVDLMREDHIEQDRTRGIYFTQDWASMPGVLPVASGGIHVWHMPALVEIFGDDSCLQFGGGTLGHPWGAAPGATANRVALEACIQARNEGRNLWREGGDVLREAGRWSPELNAALELWKEIKFEFEAMDTL, from the coding sequence ATGTCTTACTCAAAAACACAGTCTAAAGCTAAGGCTGGGTACGACGCTGGTGTTCAGGACTATAAACTAAAGTACTATACCCCCGATTACACTCCCAGAGATACTGACCTTCTCGCAGCTTTCCGCTTCGTGCCTCAACCAGGCGTACCTCCCGAAGAAGCTGCTGCTGCGGTAGCTGCTGAATCTTCTACAGGTACTTGGACAACTGTATGGACAGACTTGTTGACCGACCTCGATCGCTACAAAGGTCGTTGCTATGATGTCGAACCAGTACCCAACGAAGACAACCAATACATCGCTTACATCGCCTATCCTCTCGACTTGTTTGAAGAAGGCTCCGTCACCAACTTGCTCACCTCCTTGGTTGGTAACGTATTCGGTTTCAAAGCACTCCGCGCACTTCGTCTAGAAGACATCCGCGTACCCATCGCATACCTCAAGACTTTCCAAGGACCACCTCACGGTATCCAAGTTGAGCGCGACAAGTTGAACAAGTATGGTCGTCCTCTCCTCGGTTGTACCATTAAGCCTAAATTAGGTCTTTCTGCGAAGAACTACGGTCGTGCAGTATATGAGTGCTTACGCGGCGGTCTAGACTTCACCAAAGACGACGAAAATATTAACTCTCAGCCTTTCATGCGCTGGCGCGATCGCTTCCTGTTTGTACAAGAAGCAATCGAAAAAGCACAAGCTGAAACTGGCGAAATCAAGGGTCACTACCTCAACGTAACTGCACCTACATCTGAGCAAATGATGGAACGTGCAGCTTTCGCTAAGGAAATCGGCACACCTATCATCATGCATGACTTCTTGACTGGTGGTTTCACAGCTAACACCTCTCTTGCTAAGTATTGTCGTGAAAATGGCTTGCTATTGCACATTCACCGCGCAATGCACGCTGTTATCGACCGTCAAAAGACCCACGGGATTCACTTCCGCGTTTTGGCTAAGTGTCTCCGTATGTCTGGCGGTGACCACCTCCACTCTGGAACCGTTGTTGGTAAGCTCGAAGGTGAAAAGGAAATCACCATGGGCTTCGTTGACCTCATGCGTGAAGACCACATTGAACAAGATCGCACTCGTGGTATCTACTTCACCCAAGATTGGGCTTCTATGCCTGGCGTACTCCCTGTAGCTTCTGGTGGTATCCACGTATGGCACATGCCTGCTCTCGTGGAAATCTTCGGCGATGATTCTTGCTTACAGTTCGGTGGTGGTACTTTGGGTCACCCATGGGGTGCTGCTCCTGGTGCAACCGCTAACCGTGTTGCTCTCGAAGCTTGTATCCAAGCTCGTAACGAAGGTCGCAACCTCTGGCGTGAAGGCGGCGACGTTCTTCGTGAAGCTGGTCGTTGGTCTCCTGAATTGAATGCTGCTCTTGAACTATGGAAGGAAATCAAGTTCGAGTTTGAAGCAATGGATACTCTCTAA
- a CDS encoding DUF1350 family protein: protein MQWKQVEENWVLTPAKPKGVIHFLGGAFFAAAPQVAYSRLLEQLAENHYAIVATPFLNSTFDHRQIARDVHTSFRKVRSKLFLDYFPVFGIGHSMGCKIHLLINSLYKPTRAGNIYIAYNNYSADRSIPFFKELSSTIPEMSTMEFTPTPKETEQLVSANYQTIHNLLIKFIDDDIDEIFSLADLLKQKFPKTVNLKTLEGTHLTSMGIDVKWKVGESFSAIDAIAQWVKQEMHKNNHTLEQVLLLWLNQRIR from the coding sequence ATGCAATGGAAGCAGGTAGAAGAAAATTGGGTTTTAACTCCAGCTAAACCCAAGGGCGTAATTCACTTTCTTGGTGGCGCATTTTTTGCTGCCGCCCCACAGGTTGCCTATAGTCGTTTGCTAGAACAGCTTGCTGAGAATCACTATGCGATCGTAGCAACTCCATTCCTCAATAGCACCTTTGACCATCGCCAAATTGCCCGCGATGTCCATACTTCCTTTCGCAAGGTACGCAGTAAACTATTTCTCGACTATTTCCCCGTATTTGGAATAGGACATAGCATGGGTTGCAAAATCCATCTATTAATTAACAGTCTATATAAGCCAACCCGCGCTGGTAATATTTACATTGCCTACAATAACTACAGCGCAGATCGCTCGATTCCTTTTTTTAAAGAACTATCAAGCACCATCCCTGAAATGTCTACGATGGAGTTCACCCCTACTCCCAAGGAAACTGAACAGCTAGTTAGCGCCAATTACCAAACCATTCACAATTTACTGATCAAGTTTATCGATGATGATATTGACGAGATTTTCAGCCTTGCAGATCTTCTCAAGCAAAAATTCCCAAAGACAGTAAACCTAAAGACCCTCGAAGGTACTCACCTCACCTCTATGGGCATTGATGTCAAATGGAAAGTAGGCGAAAGCTTCTCTGCTATTGACGCGATCGCTCAATGGGTCAAACAGGAAATGCACAAAAATAATCACACCCTAGAGCAAGTACTATTGTTATGGCTGAATCAGCGAATCCGCTAA